A single Brachybacterium sillae DNA region contains:
- a CDS encoding DUF3000 domain-containing protein: protein MSVHRIRSGEGAFLEAIEAMTRAAVRRELEWREVPAPGRMAPQSWAATGEIVQHEEELASGRLVVLHDPAGQEAWQGTIRMVALVQARLEPEFAIEAMLGDVAWSWVTESLELHDAAARELGCTATRVVSQSYGALAARPSTVDVEMRVSWTPVDDELGPHFGAWAAMLAAAGGLPPAPVQVAALRPEHRARAPHDTPDDAS, encoded by the coding sequence GTGTCCGTGCACCGCATCCGCTCCGGCGAAGGAGCGTTCCTCGAGGCGATCGAGGCGATGACCCGCGCCGCTGTGCGGCGGGAGCTGGAGTGGCGGGAGGTGCCCGCCCCGGGCCGGATGGCCCCGCAGTCGTGGGCCGCGACCGGGGAGATCGTCCAGCATGAGGAGGAGCTCGCCTCCGGGCGTCTGGTGGTGCTGCACGACCCCGCGGGTCAGGAGGCCTGGCAGGGCACGATCCGGATGGTCGCCCTGGTGCAGGCGCGTCTGGAGCCGGAGTTCGCGATCGAGGCGATGCTGGGGGACGTGGCCTGGTCCTGGGTGACCGAATCCCTGGAACTGCACGACGCCGCCGCCCGGGAGCTCGGCTGCACCGCCACCAGGGTGGTCTCGCAGAGCTACGGGGCTCTCGCCGCCCGCCCGTCCACCGTCGATGTGGAGATGCGGGTGTCGTGGACCCCGGTGGACGACGAGCTCGGCCCCCACTTCGGGGCCTGGGCAGCGATGCTCGCCGCCGCCGGGGGACTGCCACCGGCACCGGTACAGGTGGCGGCGCTGCGGCCCGAGCATCGGGCGCGCGCCCCGCATGACACCCCGGACGACGCCTCGTGA
- a CDS encoding HRDC domain-containing protein encodes MTGPASRPLSAPRDGVPPVIDRIQPLLAWCEAARSVPDEPVAVDAERASSYRYSQRAYLVQLRTEAAGTALIDPLAFTLPAALERTLEGREWVLHAASQDLPCLAELGLRPARLFDTELAARLLDLPGVGLGAVVEDTLGLQLAKEHSAADWSRRPLPESWLVYAALDVEVLVEVRDVLAQRLEDAGKAEWARQEFEHLAAWEPAPAPAEPWRSLKCLGTLRAPRQLAAARAMWERRDALARDQDLSPHRVLRDRDLVAAAQRAPQGRAAFDAALPKALREKNQWWQAARSGVELPPSHLPGRPDPGYPPPHKLWARKHPEVWQRYTPIREAVVQRSEQLQVPTENLISPGLLRRWVWEHEHPGSADEVRGQLIDLGARPWQAQQVAPAILEGAQPVGDAR; translated from the coding sequence GTGACCGGCCCCGCATCCCGGCCGCTGTCGGCTCCCCGCGACGGCGTTCCGCCCGTGATCGACCGCATCCAGCCGCTGCTGGCCTGGTGTGAGGCCGCCCGGAGCGTCCCTGACGAACCCGTCGCCGTCGACGCCGAACGCGCCTCCAGCTACCGCTACAGCCAGCGCGCCTACCTGGTGCAGCTGCGCACCGAGGCTGCCGGCACCGCCCTCATCGACCCCCTCGCCTTCACGCTTCCCGCGGCCCTGGAACGCACCCTCGAGGGCCGCGAATGGGTGCTGCACGCCGCCTCCCAGGATCTCCCCTGCCTGGCGGAGCTGGGGCTGCGACCCGCGCGCCTGTTCGACACGGAGCTCGCGGCCCGGCTGCTCGACCTGCCCGGCGTCGGCCTCGGCGCGGTGGTGGAAGACACTCTCGGTCTGCAGCTGGCGAAGGAGCATTCCGCGGCGGACTGGTCGCGTCGTCCCCTCCCGGAGAGCTGGCTGGTGTACGCCGCCCTGGATGTGGAGGTCCTGGTCGAGGTGCGGGACGTCCTGGCGCAGCGCCTCGAGGACGCTGGGAAGGCCGAGTGGGCGCGGCAGGAGTTCGAGCACCTGGCCGCCTGGGAGCCCGCCCCCGCGCCCGCGGAACCGTGGCGATCCCTGAAGTGCCTCGGCACCCTGCGGGCGCCCCGTCAGCTGGCGGCTGCACGGGCGATGTGGGAGCGGCGCGACGCCCTGGCGCGGGACCAGGATCTGTCGCCCCATCGGGTGCTGCGGGACCGTGACCTGGTGGCGGCCGCGCAGCGGGCTCCACAGGGGCGGGCGGCCTTCGATGCCGCCCTGCCGAAGGCGCTGCGGGAGAAGAACCAGTGGTGGCAGGCGGCCCGCTCCGGGGTGGAGCTGCCCCCGTCGCATCTGCCGGGTCGGCCCGACCCCGGGTATCCGCCGCCGCACAAACTGTGGGCGCGCAAGCACCCCGAGGTGTGGCAGCGGTACACGCCGATCCGTGAGGCCGTGGTGCAGCGCTCCGAGCAGCTGCAGGTGCCCACCGAGAACCTCATCTCCCCCGGACTGCTGCGCAGGTGGGTGTGGGAGCACGAGCACCCGGGCAGCGCCGACGAGGTGCGAGGACAATTGATCGACCTCGGCGCTCGCCCCTGGCAGGCCCAGCAGGTTGCCCCGGCGATCCTCGAGGGCGCCCAGCCGGTCGGGGACGCGCGCTAG